In the Malus domestica chromosome 16, GDT2T_hap1 genome, one interval contains:
- the LOC103403216 gene encoding putative fasciclin-like arabinogalactan protein 20 codes for MLSVLVWPVFHTTWASLLSQTLRKAGALCTGAASKIFLSLLSFSSALRPPPSALHTQTLANAVEILSDSGYTSMSLTLDLPFRSLLHSRSPSVTLFAPNDATFSHSGQPPLNLLPLYFSRRSLKSLPSGAKIAALLSDRTLTVTNVSVTASPIFDDWSYPIGSYTPENLGCLAPKENPDQRMELRDGSAALRSKGCSVMASFLELQFHGSFFKFQTMLTAFAPLDQVLMNRVGNLSEYSSIFHRHVVTCRLLWTDLVSLNDGTVLRTNLVGFSINITDDILKLNDVSVISWD; via the exons ATGCTCTCCGTCCTGGTTTGGCCTGTTTTTCACACCACATGGGCGTCCctcctctcccagaccctgcgtaaagcgggagccttgtgcactgg GGCCGCCTCCAAGATCTTCCTCTCActcctctctttctcctccGCCCTCCGCCCTCCGCCCTCCGCCCTCCACACCCAAACCCTCGCCAACGCCGTCGAAATCCTCTCGGATTCGGGCTACACCTCCATGTCCCTGACCCTCGACCTCCCCTTCCGCTCCCTCCTCCATTCCCGCTCTCCTTCCGTCACCCTCTTCGCCCCCAACGACGCCACATTTTCTCACTCCGGCCAGCCGCCGCTGAACCTCCTCCCGCTCTATTTCTCTCGCCGATCCCTAAAGTCCCTCCCTTCCGGCGCCAAGATCGCAGCTTTACTCTCCGACCGCACTCTCACCGTCACCAACGTTAGCGTCACTGCTTCCCCAATTTTTGACGATTGGTC ATATCCGATTGGAAGCTACACCCCCGAGAACCTCGGTTGCTTGGCCCCCAAGGAGAACCCAGATCAGAGGATGGAGCTCAGAGACGGTTCCGCCGCGCTGAGATCCAAGGGGTGCTCTGTCATGGCGTCGTTTCTTGAGCTGCAATTTCATGGTTCTTTCTTCAAGTTCCAGACGATGCTGACTGCCTTTGCTCCGCTTGACCAAGTTCTTATGAACCGGGTCGGAAACTTGAGCGAGTACTCCTCCATCTTCCATCGTCACGTGGTGACCTGCCGGCTTTTGTGGACCGATTTGGTGAGCTTGAATGATGGGACGGTTCTGAGGACTAATCTCGTGGGGTTTTCGATCAATATCACCGATGACATCTTGAAGCTCAACGACGTGTCGGTTATCTCGTGGGACTAA
- the LOC103416452 gene encoding uncharacterized protein, which produces MASNSKEEPKTGPQSNCWYNLTLGPSFRDGSENKYCTLRYDFKPASIDKTKPGALKKTKDNRVTVEFQNNQVGKPNVTFKGSSEEYKGNDAVLFLDGQTFRLERLHRSVKQLRHDRQPGESAAGMAVDPQLSPVGKAPKLTHQYNPARTAFPVVPVEVERIDVGVPENPGAKAANKGVVDYSSDQPNVSAASPGPKNEEVDNKHQDIDIEDLFGSISPDDGNAAEDEANPGFDTNVPHQNESDNEIADVDDSGDEVDKGPNAAAALRAQVMNAQGREAHSDIFGDEGNAEGRKTETSSSSSSSRSSSGGASSSSRSSSGSSSSSSSGSENGGNNAGSDDDSVNSI; this is translated from the exons ATGGCGAGCAACTCCAAGGAAGAGCCCAAGACCGGCCCCCAGTCCAATTGCTGGTACAACCTAACCCTCGGCCCCTCCTTCAGAGACGGCTCCGAGAACAAGTACTGCACTCTTCGAT ACGACTTCAAGCCGGCGTCGATCGACAAGACTAAGCCCGGGGCGCTGAAGAAGACCAAGGACAATAGGGTTACGGTCGAATTCCAGAACAACCAAGTGGGGAAACCCAATGTCACGTTTAAAGGGAGCAGCGAGGAGTACAAGGGCAACGACGCCGTATTATTCTTAGACGGCCAGACGTTTCGGTTGGAGAGGCTTCACCGCTCCGTGAAGCAGCTCCGGCATGACCGCCAGCCTGGGGAATCGGCGGCTGGTATGGCCGTGGACCCGCAGCTTTCTCCGGTGGGCAAGGCGCCCAAGCTAACGCATCAGTATAATCCTGCTAGAACTGCATTCCCCGTCGTGCCG GTTGAGGTGGAACGGATAGATGTTGGCGTGCCTGAGAATCCAG GTGCGAAAGCTGCCAATAAAGGTGTCGTTGATTACTCATCTGATCAACCAAATGTATCTGCTGCCTCGCCAGGCCCTAAGAATGAAGAAGTTGACAACAAACACCAGGATATAGATATTGAAGACCTTTTCGGTAGTATATCACCCGATGATGGGAATGCTGCCGAAGATGAAGCCAATCCTGGATTTGATACCAATGTGCCACATCAGAATGAAAGTGATAATGAGATTGCTGATGTAGATGATAGCGGTGATGAAGTTGACAAGGGGCCAAATGCCGCAGCAGCCCTTCGAGCCCAGGTGATGAATGCACAGGGGAGGGAAGCACACTCTGATATTTTTGGAGACGAGGGGAATGCAGAAGGGAGGAAAACCGAGACTTCTAGTTCAAGTAGCAGCAGCAGAAGTAGCAGCGGAGGTGCGAGCAGCAGTAGCAGAAGTAGTAGTgggagcagcagcagcagcagcagcggcAGCGAAAATGGTGGTAATAATGCAGGCAGTGATGACGATTCAGTCAACTCCATCTGA
- the LOC103431814 gene encoding beta-glucuronosyltransferase GlcAT14A-like produces MGAEKKWLLTLFSATFLSLLLLLLSSISAFSSPKPFPSIVQHGSHYPPAFAYYIWGGRGDRARIFRLLLAVYHPRNRYLLHLSADESEEERRRLAAAIKAVPAIQAFGNVDVVGKPDRITYMGSTNIATTLRAAAILLKVDSGWDWFVTLSAMDYPLITQDDLSHVFSSVRRDLNFIDHTSDLGWKELHRVQPIVVDPATYLARRSQIFHATEKRKTPDAFKVFTGSPWVTLSRSFLEFCILGWDNLPRTLLMYFTNVILSQEGYFHSVICNSPEYKNTTVNSDLRYMIWDTPPKMEPHFLNTSDFDQMIQSGAAFARQFEKDDPVMDMVDKKILKRGRNRAAPGAWCSGWKSWWMDPCTHWGDANILKPGPQAKKFEESITNLLDDWNAQSNQCQ; encoded by the exons ATGGGAGCTGAGAAGAAATGGCTCCTAACGCTCTTCTCAGCCACAttcctctctctccttctcctccttctctCCTCCATCTCCGCCTTCAGCTCCCCCAAACCCTTCCCTTCAATTGTCCAGCACGGCTCTCACTACCCGCCCGCTTTCGCTTACTACATATGGGGCGGCCGCGGCGATAGGGCTCGGATCTTCCGGCTGCTGCTCGCCGTCTACCATCCCCGAAATCGATACTTGTTGCATCTTTCGGCTGACGAATCTGAAGAAGAGCGCCGCCGCCTTGCCGCCGCTATCAAGGCTGTGCCTGCAATTCAGGCGTTTGGGAATGTGGATGTGGTGGGCAAGCCTGATCGAATCACTTACATGGGGTCCACAAATATTGCCACCACGTTGCGCGCGGCGGCGATTTTGTTGAAGGTTGATAGTGGGTGGGATTGGTTCGTCACTTTGAGCGCCATGGATTATCCACTTATCACCCAGGACG ATCTGTCTCATGTATTCTCATCTGTCAGAAGAGATCTCAATTTTATTGATCACACTAGTGACCTTGGATGGAAAGA GTTGCATAGGGTCCAGCCAATAGTAGTTGATCCGGCAACATACCTAGCCAGAAGGAGCCAAATTTTTCATGCTACAGAGAAGCGGAAAACCCCTGATGCTTTTAAAGTATTCACAG GTTCCCCATGGGTCACTCTGAGCAGATCATTTCTGGAATTTTGCATTCTTGGTTGGGATAACCTTCCCCGGACCCTGCTCATGTACTTTACAAATGTGATATTGTCGCAGGAAGGATATTTCCATTCAGTTATATGCAATTCACCAGAGTACAAGAACACAACTGTGAACAGTGATCTAAGATACATGATCTGGGACACACCCCCAAAAATGGAACCCCACTTCCTCAACACCTCGGATTTTGATCAAATGATTCAAAGCGGAGCTGCTTTTGCCCGACAATTCGAGAAAGATGACCCTGTGATGGACATGGTCGATAAAAAGATCCTCAAGCGTGGGAGAAATCGAGCTGCCCCGGGGGCATGGTGCTCGGGCTGGAAAAGCTGGTGGATGGATCCTTGCACTCATTGGGGTGACGCCAATATCTTGAAGCCTGGGCCCCAAGCAAAGAAGTTTGAAGAGTCGATTACTAACCTTCTCGATGACTGGaatgcacaatcaaatcaatgCCAATGA